Within the Plasmodium relictum strain SGS1 genome assembly, chromosome: 12 genome, the region ttttacataataaattaaaacgtaaataaattaattcatttttttttttttttttatgttgtGAATTATTTTTGCAAACGTAAAGTTTAAtttgttaaaattttatgttctttttattttaaatagtaCTTAAAAACATTCATAATATTagatttataattaaaaaaaaatatatacatattataaatatttatgtatattttttatgcattttttttatccgaataattttttttttatatgagatgtataattttttcaaaagaaaagaataacTAAAGCGTGTAATAATTACATATGTGTTATTatgattaaaatttttaaggcatttaaattctaaatttcttttttcttttccttttttatgtgggaaaaatataaaagaaatattagttttttattaatttaaattttagtgaatttctttatatatatatatatatattaatagaagaaatagtaattttaagatatatatatatatatatatatatatatatatatatatatatatatatacacttatatgtatatttatatatagaaatgaTACTGTAATCTTTAAATAAggaataaaataagaaaaaaagagaaaatacaacataataaaatgattaggataaaaaatatcaatttttttctacAATGCAgtttattaagaaaaaatcaaCTAAATAAATTAAGTAAAAGATTTGGTGGGACATTTAATCacaatattaaagaaaatgaaaaaattccACCAGCATCTGAAAACCCCAGTTATAAGAATTTGTTTGATCATGCAGAAGACATAAAATTATGggaaatagaagaaaaagaaaatattagtCACAAAAAAGTTGATGATTTATCAGAGTTAGTTGAACCATCTAATCATCCACATCAATATGAAGGGTTTTTTGTAAGGACCAGATATGCTCATTATAATCAAACAGCTGAACCTGTATTTCCAAGAAAGCCAGATTTAGAAAAAGGAGAGTTAGCTAGTGGAGCAAATGTTACTAGAACAGATGTTTGGCATAACCCAAATGAACCAGCAGTAGTTTCAGTAGGAAAATTTGAGCCAAGTAATTTTAGACCAGCAGGATATGCAGAAAATGCACCAAATCCTGATAGTATTAATTCAGATTACCATCCTGATTTCAGAGAATATAGATTAAGAAAAGGGCATGCAGATAGGAGAACgtttatgtattttattaGTGCatcctatttttttattatgtctTCAATTATGAGATCAACCATATGCAAAGTGGTACATTTCTGGTGGATTTCAAGAGATTTAGTTGCAGCTGGTACAACAGAAGTAGACATAAAATCTGTTAACCCAGGTCAACAAGTGATTATAAAATGGAGAGGAAAACCTGTTTTTGTCAAACATAGAACACCAGATGAAATTGAAAGAGCAAAAGAAGAAGATAAATTAATTGAAACAATGAAAGATCCACAATTAGATTCAGACAGAACAATTAAACCTGAATGGTTAATAAATATAGGAGTGTGTACACATTTAGGGTGTATACCTGTAGAAGGAGGAAATTTTAATGGATATTTTTGTCCATGTCATGGATCACATTATGACAATTCAGGAAGAATTCGTCAAGGGCCTGCACCATCTAATTTGGAAATACCTCCATATGAATTTGTTGATGAAAATACTATAAAAATTggttaatatataaatattaattacatttaaattttttttctttattttaaaaaaattttttttttttccccctCCTATCtatatattctatttttttattaatatttaaattttttttatttttaatatctttttttttttttagctatactttatattatattcttatttttaaatgtcatgcatttgtatatatttactttcCATATGAATTAgccaataaaaaatataaaataaaaaaaaaataaataagtaaaaagaaaaatatctGAATAAAcataagaaattaaaaaaaaaatattcatatataaattaatcaaaaaataatattagaaTTAGACAATTAtgtatccttttttttttattattacttttaatatagaaataaatttttggtatattaatttttaaaatactaaataagacaaaaaaaaaaaaaaaaaaatttatgaaaaaaatattatataaagaaaaaatttgaaaatcgAGAAGTATAcctataaaaattttaagaaatgTTATATAACTTTAATTCATTTAGCTAAATAGCatttgcatatatatatgtgtattaaaagaaaaaaaggaaatgaataaatacataaatatatatattcataaataaaaaggtaaatattttatttttttaatttgacttattaaaaataatatactataattaaaaattactaaattagtaataaaaattaacaaagaTGTAACATATTTTCATAAGAATGATTCTAAAAAAAAGCCTCAAAAAGGTATGCTTTAAGCTTTATAtctttgtttttaatttaaatatttatgaacaaaatatttaagaaaattcatcaaagttatttaaaaaaataaattaccaaatatatgataatgaaattaagaaacatttattttttcaaaataaatattctaaataaaattacaagatattttaaaaaaataaaaaataaagagaagtattaaaacaaataataaaaacagaaaaattaataatatataaatattatgtatgctaaataataaacatataaataataacaaataaTACGAATGaaacatattaaaaaaatctatattttatttattatgacAATTACAATTATTGATACAagcatttaatttattagataaatgtttgtaaaaaatataacataaaaaattatttattataaatataattaaaaagatgTAGATAAATAacacataaaaattattttcattttttatatatctgaaaaacaaatttctgcaatatttaattcttaataataaaaattttaaaaaattcaatgttttaaaaaatttaaatattctaaaataaaaaccTTGAATACTATCTACAGGAGAATTGTAATATAAAAGAGGAGTCTTAAAAATATCTGTATGGCAATgattttcataataaaaaaaattgaatgagtttctttttttttcttttaatataaaatttggattttttttatcaaatacATCTTTGTTGCGTAGTAATATGTTTTCTGTGCTATTACAAAAGGGAAAAGTACCTCTAATTTTctcaaaataatattttttctccAATTCATCATACAAAAAATCTTGTAAATATTTGCAGATGTGCTTCAAGGAATTcatattattacttttatcaTTAATTTGTAATATACATATCTCCTTcattactttaaaaaaattttccatactttttctatttctatttaaatctttcatatttttttcatttatcatAATGTATTTTAGTAATagattaattttattttgtaatattttgaaatttaataacatttgataaattattttagttttattattagttatttttattatgtcttttaattttgaaacaacataattatttttattttcaattgtTTTTACTTTGTCTACTAATGTTAATAAAGCATGTCCTCTACTATTTTTAgctttttcttctattttttcttctccCACACAATTTAACtcattaaaatttatgtttTCATCAATAATTTGATCAAATTCTTCAAAGTAATtcaatttttcttctttattttttttattccctatattctcttttttatctTCCTTATTAActattaaagaaatattttttcctgtttttaatttaacTGAATAATTTTCTATGtcattatcatttatatcgTATTCATTAATTATGTCATAAATGTCATTAATaagtttattatttatttcttcatttttttttatttcatttagaatttttatactattttcattattatccTGGTAATCTATATttactaaattttttaatttttctttttcaatatttttaatactaTTTTCATCTGAATACTCTTTTAAATCTTTATctgaataaataatattattcatatcATCTGTTGTTAAACAAATATCTTGTAAATTTTTGCTTTTctctaaatatttttttctgaagATTAAAGATATAATGGAGttaacattattttttttctctatatttaatttggttgataatttttttatttttttcttattattgaAATTCTCTATAATATTCTTGTCTTCTGTTTgcaatatattttgtttttttaagaattttatATGATTTATAATCACTCTTTTATAAACactattaatataatatctTACACAAAGgtatattacattttttgattttttctcacatattttaaaataactgAAATTAGAactaagtttttttttatttattctataaaaaaaatgtgaaagaatatatttttttttactaagaGTATACCTACCTTTtgcattattaaaaaaatgattcaTTTTACATTGTACTTCAATATAATTTCTTAATAAATCTAAAACATGatcttcatttaatttaataacttttgacaatttttctttatcaaataaattaTCCCACatggaataaaaaaatttcctaTTATTTTCAAATCTATTTTTGTTATGAGTTAAAGAATTTACATGATAATTAAACAATAAACCTTTTTCTATTAtcttatgaaaaaataaaattaaatagcTTATATCTggttttttataaataaaaatatctatattttgatcatattttttattacatttctTAGTATTctttatatctttattattataacgATTATTTATGATATGATTATCTCCCATTAAACTATGTCTTTTTCCtgttttgtattttttattgaaaatatgTTCTTTACTTGCAAtcattctctttttttttacaacctcataataatttaaaatattgtaacatttaatctttttatataaatagtttactagttttttttttttaaaagagtAAATGATACTTATAGCTTTACCATTTGTTTTCctagataaaattaaatcaatgcaatattttattaatttagaattataagtattattcttttttaaaattgaaattatataccaaattatataatttttagaaGGATTTAAGTaatatatatctattttatttctaataatttttttatttttaaatcttttgtctgaaatattatgcataatatcttttttatgagtgtaaaattttttgttatattttatattaattttatcataataATCAGATATccattctttatttattttatttatttcccttaataaaaagatatttttaaatatattacattctttatttttttttactctagtaatttttcttaatctttttttagtatacgatggaaaataatttataatattggATTTTCTAGAACTGTATTCGTGcttaatgaattttttaaatttttttacttcattATATGAGCaactaatattattattgcaTAGAAtcctattaataaaaatacttcTGATTAAAGgaatattaacttttttaagTGAACTATGATCATTATTCACTATATAtgatttgttttttttttcaggcATTTTACTTCTActagaaaaataattatttgaattaatgaatatttttaaaattaaatgaagtgatgaaaataacttttttctaaatgaactatatttttttgtaatcatttttttttcatatgaagtattttttttaatgaactttttattatttttgtatggataattatttttcataatattgACTAAATTATTAccattatatttaaaaatatatttttttttgaataatatattataatagaagaatttattaattatatttttatgccTTCTAAATATAgaattcttaaaaatattagataATCTTAACTTATTTAATGTTTTGAAAGTTTTGTATTTTCTATTCATAgtattattcaaaaaaaaatacgaattatataatttatcttCATACTTTACTATgctattttcattatttaattttgtaaatgaaacattattattaatatttttcatattattaatattctcAGATTCACTTATATTGTTTttcatttcattatttttgctatgtttatttatttctttttcatttataattgTATCATCTTCTGCACCTTCTTTATCACTTTCTtctatatattctttatcatctttattttctttttcacctttttctttatcttctccaatatttttgaaaaaattatcaGGAGAATATTCTTctttatgattttttttttttatttcttctaattctttttttcctaattcttttccttttaattctttttttacataatccTTTTCTAAAGCTTGAAATTTTTCCTTATCGTGtgtttcttcatttttttcactaACATATTTATCTTGCAATTCTTtctcattttcatttattttttcatcagAATAAATTTTATCACTAAGCATATCAACACCTGATGAAGCAAATATTTGAAGATGTGTTAATGTAcagtaataattattttctatattatgaTGAGATAAAACATTAATCTTTAAATATTTGACCCAACAGTTatcttcataatttttacaaTATTCAAGAATGTTAAAAAGCTCGAAACTTTTAGTAAAATTAGTTGAAATTTTTCCTAGTTTTTTCCATTTTCTAGTTGGATAAATATCACTACCTAATATTTCAATTACTTTAAAATTAGATGCATAATGTTCTAATGAAACTAAAccaattttttctatatgaATAATATCACTAAATGAATATACCCACCATATGTCTGATTTACAAGGTGTTAACATATAACTATCATAATCAAATTGCTGAAtagattttatattaataataccCTTACTatattctattatttttgttcCTGTATCTAATGATCCAAAATcaacttttaattttaaatttatcaaATTATAATCTTCTcctaatatatatttttctgaaaaaaaaattgcaaaaaaaaaaaaaaaaaattacaaacgtatataaattttaatacaaatgaaattataaataaacaaattggAAAATGTAGATGagtacaaatatatatactataGAAGTTTATTTAACGCttataagttttttttatactaatacaaatatataatgtatatttatttcattttatatccTAAAACCTGATGATGAGTTAGCTTGACTATTATAAATCTCATTCAAATTTGTTAAATCTTTTGGTGTAAAAAAgctttttaaaagaaaaaacaaaaaattaattgaaaTTAGAAACCACcatatcatattttttgtttaagaATGTAACTTATcaatttgctttttttttttttttttttaaactaataattttacaaaatttaacataatttactttttttttcatattttttttttaattattcattttccaataaattttgttatttataataattaaaaaagatttgttattaaatatatatttcaagaGCTCTATTCACTTggtaattattaattttttacttcattaatgaatatataaaatatactaATATGTGTGTATTAGATAttctttcatttatataaaatttataaaaccTCAtgtgaatatttttatataattatatttggataattataaaagataaattagtataatgttaaaattaattctcacatttttatttaattaaacgttgcaaaatagaaattagtttaatattttttttctgttactcatttaaaatgaaacaaaaaataaaaaatgatttgaATTCGTTAACATgctatatattatatatttttaatgtattcTCATAatcttaattttaaatataaaaaagaatgaaaaattataagagatgaaaaaaatataaaattaaaaaaaaaaaaagaaccctttttattatttttttttgtcattttttattttaaataattaagcgcttgttaaatttttctataattttttactaCCATTTATTGcaaaaaaacaattatatatgtatatatgaaaaaaaaaaaaattatataaattaaaatcttttgaagaatttttcatttttttaaaaaaatgaaacatatattctataaaagaaatgaatgTAACAAAtttatcataaaataaagttttattttatttttcaattttttttttttaaaataaaaaacaaataaattatatatcatagataatatatattatttagaattataatttttgtttttaaaaattttttgaagTAATATTTTACAATATTCTTATACTCAAGCTTGTTAAAAACCTTTTGGCAATTTAATGAGATAACTTTActatttaaatcattaaattctactaaaaaaaaataacatgcCTTTATATATTGAAgtatcaaatatatatatatatattataaataaatgtgtgtacctattatatttttattgataaaaaaataagatgaTAAAtccattttattaaattgaaGAATGcaatttaaaatatgaaaatcaATTAAAAGGTTATCCATATATTTCATAacctgaaaaaaaaaaaaaaatagttgaatcagaaaatataaataaaataaataatgaataaggaaaaaaagaaaattttaattaaataatctAAGAATTATACATTCAAAAaagagaatatatatatatatatatatatataaatttataaaaattttataaatttaaaactaacaatattttgaatatttgttataatatttttgctTGCATCAAGCTTTTTTAGgcaaaaatttatatttctgaatatttttatttttttgaatttttttataatagttTCCAAATAATTtactaaattattttctacaTTTTCATTCTCCAGTgattttgtaaatataactcgttttgtatttttaaatttgataGAAGAAGAATCAGTAAAATgtgataaaattttttttaacttttcttGATTTAAGatagttatattttttttaatagtttggtctttatacattttatttttaacaaaaaaggacatattaaaaattgtttttattagatatatataatttaaattaaacaTAGATATGTTTGGATATTTTATATCATGacttaataataaaacacTATATTGAATtgattttaaataataattttgtttatttagaCAAATTAggaaattaaatatttcttccacatatttattattaattaataaaatttctagattcttattattattttttaatttttttattaaataacaaGTTTTATTTAGCATTACATTATACTCACTATTTTTCGTGTATTcttccttattttttttgaagtctatataatttttatattctgcataaaaattatttaaaaatgtttttgtGATCATGTTTTTTATAGTATCTTTagttatctttttatttgtttcaaTATCGTTTAAAGCTAGCATATGAAAATGTATCTTTGAATCTGATTTTAATTGTgtatcaataaaaaattcattatttttaaaattataaataaagtaaaagcaaaaatataaaaaaatgacaCTGACTATATTCTCAATTTTTAAGTAAGAACTGTTCAAATTACTAATACAATAAGAAAGatctattaataaattaaatattgcatctctaatgaattttttttctttcatattgtctttatatattttttgaattaaattaaaagagtaacacataaattttattattttcaaagataattctatttttaataactCAGAGCTATCCTTCatacttttataataatCTTTATTTGTAAATAATTCTATCCTTAGTTCATTTTTCGAAAAATTAGAACTAATATCCCTcactattttattatttttttttaacttataTAAAGTATCATAAAATATATctgaaaaagataaattaatttcacttatattttttttttcatttttttttttttcttccttttctttttctagtTCATACCTATCTTCATCATTATTAGAATGGCgaagtaaataaattattttttttaaagcgCAATTATTCTTTAGAAGAAATTCTAATTCATTATCATCATCTTGTCTTAAGTTGCtatttaaaacatttattatttcttcttgAATGAATGAATTTTCAAgtatatcatttaatttttctatttctattACCTTTTCTATAAAactactattattttttaatagcaAAATAAATTCGTATATATTCaacaaaaattttgttaAACTAAATTgttctatattatttaaaaaactgtatattttgttttgtttatctataatatgaaaaaagcataataaaatatttataatatttttataaaagaaattcaaattttttaagtaaaagGACCTTTTgagaacaaaataaaaatttaaaaaaaaatcatactTTATGTTTGAGTTCtgattatttaatttatataaatcttcttttatttctttactacctaaaatatgtataaaataCGCATAAATTTGCAAATAAAtagttattatttatttctataaaaaaaaaaaaaggaaataaaaattattactcGAATGATGGTATTCTAAAATTGGTACTAATATATTGAAAACTTTTAAGTTATCcatatcttttttaatgCTTTCATAAAAACATCTAGGTAAAAATTTTTGCACATTTTTTATAcacaaaaaattatcttcaatattctttaaatcatttttttttgtaatagcATACATTTTTCTTACAGTAACAATTGCATAGATTATATACAGATattgaatataattttttgtttttatttcttctaatgaatttaaagttttcaaaaatttattGTCATTAGAAGTATTTTCTATGTCGGTTTCTTCAAcattgtaattttttatttcttcatttattatatttaagcATTTATCACATTCTTCTACACAtttatctaaattatttgtcaataaatataataaagataaattatttaaaacttttattaGTTCTTCTCTATTAAGCTCGTTGCctggtaaaaaaaaattaaataaaataaaaaacaataataagTAAAAGGATTAAAAAGGATATAACATAGGTAATGATAAGCATTtcaataacaaaaaaatctATGATAAAATTTACTTGtttacatataaatatattattattattaaaataattaatattattaaaattatcaaaataaaattactttCATCTCTATTATTAATGTAATATGAGTCTTAACCTGTTGAAACAAAAGATGTTATTGAATTTAATGTTTCTAAACAACTCGAGAAATccgaatttttaaaaaactttttggctttttctattaatattattaaaaaaaaattttttgttgaTGAATAATTTgataatgttttttttaaatttctagTTTCTCTAGCTGGAATTTCATTTCTCTTTAATTCAGTAAACTTTAACTCTATAActctatttttaatattttccttacataataacatatttttttttttttttttattattatattcgATTAAAATACCCTTATTAtctatatcatttttatctttattcaTTTCGTGAACTTGATTGTTATTACAAACGCCATTAGTATCAATGCTCTGATCAACTTCATTAATATCATAATTTTGGTACTCTTCATATATAGAATTAAtagctttttttttagcaTCCTCTTTTAGTATTTTcaattgtttattttttaattcttctgaTTCCATTTGCATTTTTTGTGCATTATCTTCTAACTTTCTACAAAATTCCTCATTATgagttttttctttttttagaatttttttcaaatgcTCTAAACTCTTCATTCTCCTCACATTTATCAAAGATTTAAACCTCTTTtccataaaaaatattttatctttttcttcctttgtacatttcaataaatttggataaaatttatttttataacgaatgaacaaagaaaaaaaatgcaaataCCCCcataactttttttcttttttttttaattttaaaattaaaaaatcttcattttttttaattcttatgTCATCTTTATTAATGcttattttatcataaagATCTATGCTtagaatattatttttatcaactACTCTAATATATACTTCTGTTATTAAAACATCTTTAACATTGTCTAATTTTGAAGGATAATAATTTTCAAGAAAAAAAtcattatgaaaaaaatttacaagttctttttcattattttttttttttcttatagtAATTTCAATTTcttcaaaattttctttccaatctaaattcattttattataagtAATTTGtttaatcataaaaaaaataaaataaagtaaaaaaaactaaataaaaataataattataataaaaaggaaaaaagtaaaatagtAAAATGAAACAATAATTTTAGAAAACAATAAGAATTCTTATATACTTTATATGAAAagggagaaaaaaaaaaaaataataggaAATACT harbors:
- a CDS encoding ubiquinol-cytochrome c reductase iron-sulfur subunit, putative; the encoded protein is MIRIKNINFFLQCSLLRKNQLNKLSKRFGGTFNHNIKENEKIPPASENPSYKNLFDHAEDIKLWEIEEKENISHKKVDDLSELVEPSNHPHQYEGFFVRTRYAHYNQTAEPVFPRKPDLEKGELASGANVTRTDVWHNPNEPAVVSVGKFEPSNFRPAGYAENAPNPDSINSDYHPDFREYRLRKGHADRRTFMYFISASYFFIMSSIMRSTICKVVHFWWISRDLVAAGTTEVDIKSVNPGQQVIIKWRGKPVFVKHRTPDEIERAKEEDKLIETMKDPQLDSDRTIKPEWLINIGVCTHLGCIPVEGGNFNGYFCPCHGSHYDNSGRIRQGPAPSNLEIPPYEFVDENTIKIG